From a region of the Thiomicrorhabdus sp. genome:
- the gcvH gene encoding glycine cleavage system protein GcvH, giving the protein MSVLPSHLKYAETHEWVYIDENGIATVGVTDFAQESLGELMSVTFPQLGIDISAEEEVMSLESVKSASEIFAPVSGEIVEINEDLEDSPELINEEPYDGGWLFKIAVHDASELDDLLSDEEYQKLIDG; this is encoded by the coding sequence ATGAGTGTGTTACCAAGCCATTTAAAGTATGCCGAAACTCATGAGTGGGTATATATCGATGAAAATGGCATTGCAACGGTAGGTGTTACCGATTTTGCTCAAGAATCATTGGGTGAGTTAATGAGCGTTACCTTTCCGCAACTAGGTATTGATATCTCTGCAGAAGAAGAGGTTATGTCTCTAGAATCGGTTAAATCAGCTTCAGAAATATTTGCCCCTGTGAGTGGTGAAATTGTTGAAATTAACGAAGATCTTGAAGATAGCCCTGAGTTGATTAATGAAGAACCTTACGATGGCGGTTGGTTATTTAAAATTGCCGTACATGATGCCTCAGAGTTAGATGACTTGCTATCAGATGAAGAATACCAAAAGTTAATTGATGGCTAG
- a CDS encoding DUF2202 domain-containing protein, with protein sequence MKMTIQTLFAIAFTALTFNALASTTVSTDEVVVESTEIDSISVEEEQSILFMREEEKLARDVYLTLYDIWGLNIFKNIAKSEQTHTDAIKGLIEKYQLADPVTDETVGVFTDYHFVEIFEALVAKGSESLEGALQVGNQIEELDIKDIAESIAVIEGNDDVVNVYSELMKGSRNHLRSFWDVLTSKGFTYVPQYISQEEFDAIINSPMETTSLD encoded by the coding sequence ATGAAAATGACAATTCAAACACTTTTTGCAATCGCTTTTACAGCTTTAACATTTAATGCTTTAGCAAGTACGACAGTTTCAACAGATGAGGTTGTTGTTGAGTCAACTGAGATTGATTCAATTTCTGTTGAAGAAGAGCAAAGCATCTTGTTTATGCGTGAAGAAGAGAAATTAGCTCGTGATGTATATTTAACGCTTTACGATATTTGGGGATTAAATATCTTTAAAAATATCGCTAAATCAGAGCAAACGCATACTGATGCGATTAAAGGATTGATTGAAAAATATCAACTCGCTGATCCAGTTACCGATGAAACGGTTGGTGTGTTTACAGACTATCATTTTGTAGAAATATTTGAGGCCTTAGTTGCCAAAGGCAGCGAGAGTTTAGAAGGTGCTTTACAAGTTGGTAACCAAATTGAAGAGTTGGATATTAAAGATATTGCTGAAAGTATTGCGGTAATTGAAGGTAATGATGATGTGGTTAATGTTTATTCTGAATTAATGAAAGGTTCACGTAATCACTTAAGATCTTTCTGGGATGTATTAACTAGCAAAGGTTTTACCTATGTACCTCAATACATTTCTCAAGAAGAGTTTGATGCAATCATTAACTCGCCAATGGAAACAACCAGTTTAGATTAA
- a CDS encoding choice-of-anchor O protein, whose product MKTRKKYLIIAMALAMGVSGNVLAAEATTELHFSTPENLSDAQSPDLGMAFKTKLVRLGNGALITVFGDGVNASNVVYDLKGDAERPARDIFIRTCDSVNTDCALETNWSSPQNVSGTAELTSMTTDWKGDNGDPSPYYGDSDKPNISNGGSNIMITWTDKFCDALTGDADGITNQRSATYVTRVNREIPFSCTWARGATVSGSGGISWISDPVQLTDGSRDAKQDVSKVNSMGKSVVTWQEDPLGLQIGSADGPGDGASGATASHGTDIWFTTTTNVVTKTDPDTGAALAGKPVAFMPVARLTDNATNTLSGENRTVRDSTGALVDAANIDGGKTAASRANTAIVGPKIVVTYEETKGSEEIEFGKYIRYHNFAYTTDPGSVTNQAGCIISNPAENARRVRFVPQGTPGTSGLQMGIFWKEGKYDQGGPSDIVVRLLKNGVDQSNMTPAVDIANCVTSDYTTASTVLNNAPAINISSNTETGGNLTDTTETNNAENALAHRGAIVGDDLYIGYSYTSDWALSTYTNQKTYDFWLRHYDGVTDTWTVPHNLSNLPTETVNGVVTYPLSVREPRFVKTPYSEDPAQNYNPDAFVIAWGTQTNVATHLEDPVDQDIYYTRSYDKGVNFEPVVRVDNPVNASRFESQLRPTPDGQTLYAVWNEEASGVVNSIVSKGVSGVITGNYPYIPPYVPPAAPGATVSSSSGGGSASVFDGVLVPALLAILIGLVGFIGLRKTQK is encoded by the coding sequence ATGAAGACACGAAAGAAATATTTAATTATTGCCATGGCTTTAGCTATGGGAGTAAGTGGTAATGTTCTAGCTGCAGAAGCAACAACTGAGCTACATTTTAGTACACCTGAGAACCTGTCAGATGCACAATCGCCTGACTTAGGTATGGCGTTTAAAACTAAGCTTGTAAGATTAGGTAATGGAGCGTTAATTACTGTATTTGGCGATGGGGTTAATGCCAGTAATGTGGTGTATGACTTAAAAGGTGATGCAGAGCGTCCAGCACGTGATATTTTTATTAGAACTTGCGACAGCGTAAATACTGATTGTGCTTTAGAGACAAATTGGTCGAGCCCGCAAAATGTATCAGGTACGGCAGAATTAACGAGTATGACCACTGATTGGAAGGGTGATAATGGTGATCCTTCTCCTTATTATGGTGATTCAGATAAGCCAAATATTTCAAATGGTGGTTCTAATATCATGATTACTTGGACTGACAAGTTTTGTGATGCTTTAACTGGCGATGCAGATGGTATTACCAACCAGCGTTCAGCGACTTATGTGACTCGTGTAAATCGTGAGATTCCATTTAGTTGTACGTGGGCTAGGGGTGCAACAGTTTCTGGAAGTGGTGGTATTAGCTGGATTTCAGATCCAGTTCAGTTAACAGATGGTTCACGTGATGCTAAACAGGATGTGAGCAAGGTTAACTCAATGGGTAAATCTGTTGTGACTTGGCAAGAAGATCCTTTAGGTTTGCAAATTGGTTCTGCTGATGGGCCAGGTGATGGGGCTTCAGGTGCAACGGCTTCTCATGGTACGGATATTTGGTTTACCACTACTACTAATGTGGTTACGAAGACAGATCCTGATACAGGAGCAGCTTTAGCAGGTAAGCCTGTGGCATTTATGCCTGTTGCTAGATTAACTGATAATGCCACAAATACGTTATCAGGTGAGAATAGAACGGTTAGAGATAGCACGGGTGCCTTAGTTGATGCGGCTAATATTGATGGTGGTAAAACGGCTGCAAGTAGAGCAAATACCGCAATTGTTGGACCAAAAATAGTCGTGACTTATGAAGAGACGAAAGGTTCAGAGGAAATTGAGTTTGGTAAGTATATTCGTTACCACAACTTTGCTTATACAACTGACCCAGGCTCGGTAACCAATCAAGCAGGTTGTATTATCTCGAACCCAGCAGAAAATGCGCGTCGTGTTCGTTTTGTACCTCAGGGAACACCTGGTACAAGTGGTTTACAAATGGGTATTTTTTGGAAAGAAGGTAAATACGATCAAGGTGGACCATCAGATATTGTGGTACGTCTGCTTAAAAATGGTGTAGATCAATCAAATATGACGCCAGCTGTGGATATTGCAAACTGTGTTACTTCAGATTATACGACTGCTTCTACAGTATTGAATAACGCCCCGGCTATAAACATCAGTAGCAACACGGAAACAGGTGGAAACCTAACGGATACGACTGAAACGAATAATGCCGAAAATGCATTAGCACATCGTGGTGCGATTGTAGGTGATGATTTATATATTGGTTATTCATATACAAGTGATTGGGCGTTATCAACTTATACCAATCAAAAAACGTATGATTTTTGGTTACGTCATTATGATGGTGTAACGGATACATGGACTGTACCTCATAATCTTTCAAATCTACCAACTGAAACAGTTAATGGGGTGGTGACCTATCCTTTATCAGTAAGAGAGCCAAGATTTGTTAAAACGCCATATTCTGAGGATCCTGCACAAAATTACAACCCAGATGCGTTTGTGATTGCATGGGGTACACAAACTAATGTGGCAACACACTTAGAAGATCCAGTGGATCAGGATATTTATTACACTCGTTCATATGATAAAGGTGTGAATTTTGAACCGGTTGTAAGAGTGGATAACCCTGTTAATGCTTCACGTTTTGAGTCGCAATTACGTCCTACTCCAGATGGACAGACGCTTTATGCCGTATGGAATGAAGAGGCTTCTGGAGTTGTTAATTCAATTGTTTCAAAAGGGGTGTCAGGTGTTATAACGGGTAACTATCCTTATATTCCACCTTATGTTCCACCAGCTGCACCAGGAGCAACTGTTTCTTCAAGTAGTGGTGGTGGTAGTGCGAGTGTCTTTGATGGTGTATTAGTACCTGCATTGCTTGCAATATTAATTGGTTTGGTTGGGTTTATTGGGTTACGTAAAACACAAAAATAA
- the lptM gene encoding LPS translocon maturation chaperone LptM: MRTSTLISLLACFLLLTQLTACGKKGPLYLPDDQAEKPVQQASSDALRLQPSH; this comes from the coding sequence ATGAGAACATCAACCCTTATAAGCTTGCTTGCGTGTTTTTTACTGCTTACACAACTCACGGCTTGTGGTAAAAAAGGCCCACTTTATCTACCCGATGATCAAGCCGAAAAACCTGTGCAGCAAGCAAGTTCCGATGCACTGCGTTTACAGCCTAGTCATTAG
- a CDS encoding alpha/beta hydrolase: MNKHYTLADLDPSIVVEPTSPATSAVIWLHGLGADGHDFESILPQLNLPNNHGIRFIFPHAPVQPVTVNGGMEMRSWYDIYSMTIAEKVDIEGINQSAKVVNELIEQQMLKGIEPHKIVLAGFSQGGLVVLHSALHSKKLLAGVLALSTYYPSVCFNESESNVAKNKAIFMAHGSYDQVIPLSVAEKSRDFLQQIGCELQWQTYPMEHSICMPEIDAISKWLTKSLLTD, translated from the coding sequence ATGAATAAACATTACACTTTAGCGGATTTAGACCCGAGTATCGTGGTGGAGCCGACTTCGCCAGCGACATCAGCTGTAATTTGGTTACATGGTTTAGGAGCTGATGGTCACGACTTTGAAAGTATTTTGCCGCAACTGAATCTACCAAATAATCACGGTATTCGCTTTATTTTCCCGCATGCTCCTGTTCAACCTGTTACGGTAAATGGCGGCATGGAGATGCGTTCTTGGTATGATATTTATTCTATGACTATAGCCGAAAAAGTAGACATTGAAGGGATTAACCAGTCGGCTAAGGTTGTGAATGAATTGATAGAGCAGCAAATGCTTAAAGGCATAGAGCCACATAAAATTGTGTTAGCCGGGTTTTCTCAAGGTGGGCTAGTGGTTTTACATAGTGCTCTCCACTCAAAAAAATTGCTTGCTGGTGTTTTGGCCTTATCAACTTATTACCCTTCAGTGTGTTTTAATGAGTCAGAATCAAATGTTGCAAAAAACAAAGCGATTTTTATGGCTCATGGTAGTTATGATCAAGTCATTCCTTTAAGCGTGGCTGAAAAATCTAGAGATTTTTTACAGCAAATAGGCTGTGAATTGCAGTGGCAAACTTATCCGATGGAGCACTCTATCTGTATGCCTGAGATTGATGCTATTTCTAAATGGTTAACCAAGTCTTTATTAACAGACTAA
- a CDS encoding translesion error-prone DNA polymerase V autoproteolytic subunit: MNQKTDNTVTPISHGGVRQGAGRKKGTGKFGEPTKVMRVPQSKVAAIQAWLNLQNKPNAKLLQQALPSNQPQFDSPFIWHMPEKESEFVELPLYAHKVVAGFPSPAEDYIEARLDLNEKLIRNKEATFLLSVQGDSMKDVGILDGDILVVDRSIQPQDGKIVIAALDGELTVKRLSMKSTGTWLVPENENYPPILVRESSDIVIWGVVTATISQF; this comes from the coding sequence ATGAATCAAAAAACAGATAACACAGTGACTCCTATTTCTCACGGTGGAGTACGCCAAGGAGCAGGACGTAAAAAAGGTACTGGTAAATTTGGTGAACCAACAAAGGTAATGCGGGTTCCGCAATCAAAGGTAGCGGCAATACAGGCCTGGTTAAATTTACAAAACAAGCCCAATGCTAAGCTGTTACAGCAAGCTTTGCCCTCTAATCAGCCTCAGTTTGATTCGCCTTTTATTTGGCATATGCCTGAAAAAGAGAGTGAATTTGTTGAGTTACCTTTGTACGCTCATAAAGTGGTGGCAGGTTTTCCAAGCCCTGCGGAAGATTATATTGAAGCAAGATTGGATTTAAATGAGAAATTGATTCGTAACAAAGAGGCTACGTTTTTACTCTCTGTTCAGGGCGATTCTATGAAGGATGTTGGTATTTTAGATGGCGATATTTTGGTGGTAGATCGTAGCATTCAGCCGCAAGATGGTAAAATTGTGATTGCTGCATTAGACGGTGAATTGACTGTAAAACGTTTGTCAATGAAATCAACAGGGACTTGGCTAGTACCAGAAAATGAAAACTACCCGCCAATTTTGGTTAGAGAATCGTCTGATATTGTTATTTGGGGAGTGGTAACGGCCACTATTTCACAATTTTAA
- a CDS encoding Y-family DNA polymerase, which yields MPTYALVDGNSFYASCQIAFQPGLVNRPVVVLSNNDGCIVAANQIAKNLDLQHVKANSMGAGGYHAATPNSMMFQPFFKVAPLLKRYNTAVFSSNYELYADMSQRMHAISAQFAVRQEIYSIDESFLDFTGINKNDIQQHAKQLKERISQWIGIPVAVGIGSSKTQAKLANHLAKKLPDCDGVFDLSQLSQTTLNTLYKTVKVGTIWGVGKRLNAQLNAQKIHTVYDLVSLDSKTLRKKFSVNIERMVLELKGQACLAFTESPDNKQNIVSSRSFGQNMTDFNVIREAVSSYTAIAAEKLRKQKSTCKAVNVFITTPPYQTQLPQYHNQYTVPLIYPSDSTILLTKIALRALQKIWQPGYAYQKASVMLLNIQDKQNLQIDLFAPNPEYSGNPKSDKLMQTLDKINQQMGKNTLKLASSGLQNQAWKMNRNLMSNRYTTRWQELLTVKAK from the coding sequence ATGCCAACCTATGCGTTAGTTGATGGAAATTCGTTTTACGCTTCTTGCCAAATTGCTTTTCAACCAGGCCTGGTAAATCGCCCTGTTGTGGTGTTATCTAATAATGATGGTTGTATTGTAGCGGCTAACCAAATCGCCAAAAATCTTGATTTACAACATGTAAAAGCCAATAGTATGGGGGCTGGCGGTTATCACGCCGCCACGCCAAATAGCATGATGTTTCAGCCTTTTTTTAAAGTTGCTCCACTATTAAAACGCTATAACACAGCGGTTTTTAGCTCTAACTATGAACTGTATGCCGATATGAGCCAGCGTATGCATGCGATTAGTGCTCAATTTGCGGTACGCCAAGAAATTTATTCCATTGATGAAAGTTTTTTAGATTTTACAGGTATTAATAAAAACGATATTCAGCAGCATGCAAAGCAGTTAAAAGAACGCATATCGCAGTGGATAGGTATCCCAGTTGCCGTTGGTATAGGCAGCTCCAAAACGCAGGCTAAACTTGCCAACCACCTAGCTAAAAAACTGCCTGATTGTGATGGTGTTTTTGATTTAAGCCAACTCAGTCAAACGACACTTAATACACTCTATAAAACTGTTAAAGTGGGGACTATTTGGGGTGTCGGTAAACGCTTAAATGCGCAGCTCAACGCACAAAAAATTCACACGGTGTATGATTTGGTGAGCTTAGATAGCAAAACATTAAGAAAAAAATTCTCAGTCAATATAGAGCGCATGGTATTGGAATTAAAAGGTCAAGCCTGTTTGGCATTTACAGAGAGTCCAGACAATAAACAAAACATTGTATCATCGCGTTCTTTTGGCCAAAACATGACTGATTTTAATGTCATACGTGAAGCGGTTAGTAGCTATACGGCTATTGCAGCCGAAAAACTGCGTAAACAAAAAAGCACTTGTAAAGCCGTTAATGTTTTTATTACCACACCACCTTATCAAACGCAGTTACCTCAGTATCATAATCAATATACTGTGCCGTTAATTTATCCGTCAGACAGCACCATTTTACTAACCAAAATTGCATTAAGAGCGTTACAAAAAATCTGGCAACCTGGCTATGCATACCAAAAAGCCAGTGTGATGTTATTAAACATACAAGATAAACAGAACTTACAAATTGACCTTTTTGCACCTAACCCAGAATATTCGGGTAACCCAAAGTCAGATAAATTAATGCAAACGCTAGATAAGATTAATCAACAGATGGGCAAAAACACCCTTAAACTAGCCAGTAGCGGTTTACAAAACCAGGCCTGGAAAATGAATCGAAACCTTATGTCCAACCGTTACACAACTCGTTGGCAAGAGCTATTAACGGTTAAAGCTAAGTGA
- a CDS encoding class I SAM-dependent rRNA methyltransferase, which translates to MLASLRLKKNEERRIKQGHVWVYSNEVDTQATSLKSFEPGQQVIIEASNGKPLGMGYVNPNSLICARILSRSAKVDFNIKFLKKRIQAAQDLRELYFDEPFYRLVFGDSDGLPGLVIDRFGEVFSVQITTAGMEAVKDDIIQVLENLYHPQAIVMKNDTASRSLEGLPLYEEVVLGELPESIVITENNTQFEIPVEDGQKTGWFYDHRESRKRLQSLVKGKRVLDVFSYLGGWGVAAAVAGAEAVTCVDASEFALDGVDHNAALNGVAEKMTTIQGNAFDVLNALKQEAEKFDIVIVDPPAFIKRKKDFKQGFEAYRRINELAMRVLEKDGILVSASCSHHLTRDNLLQAVQSASRHIDRNVQLFDQGHQGPDHPVHPAIPETEYIKTLFFKVSPSW; encoded by the coding sequence ATGTTAGCTAGCCTACGATTAAAAAAGAATGAAGAACGCCGTATTAAACAAGGCCATGTTTGGGTGTACAGCAATGAAGTAGATACTCAAGCCACGTCTTTAAAATCGTTTGAACCTGGCCAGCAAGTGATTATTGAAGCCTCAAATGGCAAGCCATTAGGTATGGGGTATGTAAACCCAAATTCATTGATTTGTGCCCGAATTTTAAGTCGTAGTGCAAAGGTTGATTTTAATATCAAGTTTTTAAAAAAACGAATTCAAGCCGCCCAAGATTTACGTGAACTGTATTTTGATGAGCCTTTTTATCGATTAGTATTTGGTGACTCAGACGGTTTACCAGGCCTGGTAATTGACCGTTTTGGTGAAGTATTTTCAGTACAAATTACCACAGCAGGAATGGAAGCCGTTAAAGACGATATTATTCAAGTCTTAGAAAACCTCTATCATCCACAAGCCATTGTTATGAAAAATGACACCGCTAGCCGAAGCTTAGAAGGCTTACCTTTGTATGAAGAAGTGGTATTGGGAGAGCTGCCAGAATCGATTGTGATTACTGAGAATAATACCCAATTTGAAATCCCAGTAGAAGACGGCCAAAAAACTGGCTGGTTTTACGATCACCGAGAATCACGTAAACGTTTACAAAGCCTTGTTAAAGGTAAACGTGTTTTAGATGTGTTTAGTTATTTAGGTGGTTGGGGCGTTGCTGCCGCTGTTGCCGGTGCTGAAGCGGTTACCTGTGTAGATGCCTCTGAATTTGCACTGGATGGTGTTGACCACAATGCCGCTTTAAATGGCGTGGCAGAAAAAATGACCACCATTCAAGGTAATGCATTTGATGTATTAAATGCGTTAAAACAAGAAGCTGAAAAATTTGATATTGTTATCGTTGATCCCCCAGCATTTATTAAACGTAAAAAAGATTTCAAACAAGGGTTTGAGGCGTACCGTCGAATTAATGAACTCGCCATGCGAGTGTTAGAAAAAGACGGTATTTTAGTCTCTGCTTCCTGCTCGCATCACTTAACACGAGACAACTTATTGCAAGCGGTTCAGTCGGCATCTCGCCATATTGACCGTAATGTACAATTATTTGATCAAGGTCATCAAGGGCCGGATCATCCTGTGCATCCTGCAATTCCTGAAACAGAATACATCAAAACCTTATTTTTTAAGGTTTCACCAAGCTGGTAA
- a CDS encoding diguanylate cyclase, whose amino-acid sequence MQQRKKISPINIVSALVFMLIAVAVYWLYNNAKAQLLNDSLNNYQKKISHEITGLIDDSREASMVVALSLSESNQVHDFLKQDFSSSSTKSLNFDKLLEQISLQTHNDDLWIQIIDTKGVSRYRSWTKRVGDSIYEARSDVKEVLKTPQILKSISVGKFNLTFKSMVPLFDKSQKLLGIVEVISHVSPLSLKLKKLQNISSIVLVDKHYKEQLLNARKNRFLDDYYIANEDIDWHHVQTLEELGVNEFPQLPAGQVVKNQIITKYEIHDDAGLVVGYWFTFKPLDALTFTDVEQLNRQYLYGSVALLVLTLFIMVLYIFKKSSDKSLRYYQYVLDSASEIVFVSNYSRIKEANQQFFDFYSEFSNVDEFVNKYDCVCDTFLKKEGFLQKEQDGEYWLDYVLKHPEKRHKVQIKKGPKIHYFEIKVALITLYEKPLYSVIMHDITSEEEYRQKLEYLSETDTLTGISNRLVFNRTLANEVHRAHRYQLDLSIMIFDVDFFKKVNDTYGHEVGDQVLITLGQEVSKLLREIDVLCRIGGEEFTVIMPETNLEKAEITAERLRKSIETLPEDTLPTHLTVSFGVAYMTRWDNDKTLLKRADEALYKAKENGRNRVEVADNQQVNVNS is encoded by the coding sequence ATGCAACAGCGAAAAAAAATCTCACCTATAAATATTGTTAGTGCGCTCGTTTTTATGTTAATCGCTGTTGCAGTGTATTGGTTATATAACAATGCTAAAGCTCAGCTTTTAAATGATTCATTAAACAACTATCAAAAAAAAATCTCACATGAAATAACTGGCTTAATAGACGATAGTCGTGAAGCTTCTATGGTGGTTGCGTTATCCCTTTCAGAAAGTAATCAAGTACATGACTTTTTAAAACAAGATTTCTCTTCTAGTTCCACTAAGTCCCTAAATTTTGATAAGTTACTTGAGCAAATTAGTTTGCAAACACACAACGATGATTTATGGATTCAAATTATCGATACAAAAGGCGTGAGCCGTTACCGTAGTTGGACTAAAAGAGTAGGTGATTCAATCTATGAAGCACGTTCAGATGTTAAAGAAGTCTTAAAAACACCACAAATATTAAAAAGTATTAGTGTCGGTAAATTTAATTTAACCTTTAAATCTATGGTGCCACTTTTTGATAAATCTCAAAAACTATTGGGAATAGTTGAGGTTATTTCACATGTATCTCCATTATCTCTTAAATTAAAAAAGCTACAAAACATCTCATCCATTGTTTTAGTTGATAAACATTATAAAGAACAGTTGCTTAACGCCAGAAAAAATCGCTTTCTTGACGATTATTACATCGCTAATGAAGATATAGATTGGCACCATGTGCAAACTCTAGAAGAGCTAGGTGTTAATGAATTTCCTCAACTGCCAGCTGGACAGGTGGTAAAAAATCAAATTATTACCAAGTACGAGATTCATGATGATGCTGGTTTAGTGGTGGGTTATTGGTTTACTTTTAAACCATTAGATGCATTAACGTTTACCGATGTTGAACAGTTAAATCGACAGTATTTATACGGTTCAGTTGCGTTATTGGTCCTTACATTGTTTATTATGGTTTTATATATCTTTAAGAAGTCTTCAGACAAAAGTTTACGTTATTATCAATATGTTCTAGATTCGGCTTCTGAGATTGTTTTTGTTAGTAATTACTCTCGTATTAAAGAGGCAAACCAGCAGTTTTTTGATTTTTATTCTGAATTTTCTAACGTGGATGAGTTCGTCAACAAATACGATTGCGTATGTGATACTTTTTTGAAAAAAGAGGGATTTTTACAAAAAGAACAAGATGGGGAATACTGGTTAGATTATGTATTAAAACACCCAGAAAAAAGACATAAAGTACAAATTAAAAAAGGCCCCAAAATACACTATTTTGAAATCAAAGTAGCCTTGATTACTTTATATGAAAAACCTTTATATAGCGTTATTATGCATGATATTACCAGTGAAGAAGAGTACCGACAAAAGCTCGAATATCTATCTGAAACTGATACTTTAACAGGCATTTCAAATCGTTTGGTCTTTAATAGAACCTTAGCAAATGAAGTCCATCGTGCCCATCGATATCAACTTGATTTGTCTATAATGATTTTTGATGTGGATTTCTTTAAAAAAGTTAATGATACCTATGGTCATGAAGTAGGTGACCAGGTGCTAATTACATTGGGGCAGGAGGTCTCAAAGTTACTAAGAGAAATAGATGTTCTATGCCGCATTGGTGGTGAAGAGTTTACCGTGATTATGCCAGAAACAAACCTTGAAAAAGCTGAGATTACTGCAGAGAGATTACGTAAATCAATTGAAACTCTACCTGAAGATACGTTACCCACTCATTTAACCGTGAGTTTTGGTGTTGCTTATATGACACGTTGGGATAACGACAAAACACTTTTAAAACGAGCGGATGAAGCCCTTTACAAAGCCAAAGAAAATGGTCGAAATAGAGTTGAAGTAGCCGATAACCAGCAGGTTAATGTAAATAGTTAA
- the lysA gene encoding diaminopimelate decarboxylase has translation MTQAFNLQKTGLFAENVSIESLAKQYGTPLYIYSRSEFENRWLAFDEAFGSQPHLVCYAVKTNSNIAVLNVLAKLGAGFDIVSQGELERVLKAGGDPKKVVFSGVAKQSVEIRRALEVGIRCFNIESHAELDRIQAVAESMGLIANISIRVNPDVDAKTHPYISTGLKDNKFGVDINTAPELYADACACSNINPIGIDCHIGSQLTEVTPFVDALERVLTLKNTLADMGIDIHHLDLGGGLGIQYTDETPPPIKEYIQALLNKLNDDTIEVIIEPGRAIAGNAGVLITEVEYLKPTEHKNFAIIDAAMNDLIRPALYQAYQEIVPVKPRTDGLEAQWDLVGPVCETGDFLGKDRTLNLKAGDLLAVKSAGAYGFTMSSNYNTRPRAAEVMVKDNQAWLIRPRETYEDLMGTEILIKD, from the coding sequence ATGACTCAAGCGTTTAACTTACAAAAAACAGGCCTTTTTGCCGAAAATGTGAGTATCGAATCTCTAGCAAAACAATACGGTACACCACTTTATATTTACTCTCGTAGTGAGTTTGAAAACCGTTGGTTAGCGTTTGATGAAGCCTTTGGCTCTCAACCGCATTTGGTTTGTTATGCGGTAAAAACCAATTCAAATATTGCGGTTCTAAATGTTTTAGCAAAATTAGGAGCTGGGTTTGATATTGTTTCACAAGGCGAGCTAGAACGCGTGCTTAAAGCGGGTGGCGACCCTAAAAAAGTGGTGTTTTCTGGTGTTGCAAAACAATCGGTTGAAATTCGTCGTGCTTTAGAAGTGGGAATTCGTTGTTTTAATATTGAATCTCACGCTGAGTTAGATCGTATTCAAGCTGTAGCAGAATCAATGGGATTAATCGCCAATATCTCAATTCGTGTAAATCCTGATGTGGATGCTAAAACGCATCCTTATATCTCAACGGGATTAAAAGACAATAAGTTTGGTGTAGATATCAATACCGCTCCAGAACTTTATGCTGATGCTTGTGCTTGTTCAAACATTAACCCGATTGGGATTGATTGCCACATTGGCTCTCAGCTTACAGAAGTAACTCCTTTTGTAGATGCTTTAGAGCGTGTATTAACGCTTAAAAATACTCTTGCTGACATGGGCATTGATATTCATCACCTAGATTTAGGTGGAGGTTTAGGGATTCAATATACGGATGAAACACCTCCGCCAATCAAAGAATATATTCAAGCGTTACTCAATAAACTCAATGATGACACGATTGAAGTAATTATTGAACCTGGCCGTGCCATTGCGGGTAATGCTGGTGTTTTAATTACTGAAGTTGAATACCTAAAACCTACCGAGCATAAAAACTTTGCCATTATTGATGCCGCTATGAACGATTTGATTCGCCCTGCACTCTACCAGGCCTATCAAGAAATTGTACCTGTTAAACCAAGAACCGATGGCTTAGAAGCACAATGGGATTTAGTTGGCCCAGTTTGCGAAACAGGTGACTTTTTAGGTAAAGACCGTACTTTAAACTTAAAAGCGGGAGATTTATTAGCGGTTAAATCGGCTGGAGCTTATGGTTTTACAATGAGTTCAAACTACAACACTCGTCCACGTGCTGCCGAGGTCATGGTAAAAGATAACCAGGCCTGGTTAATTCGTCCACGCGAAACTTATGAAGACTTAATGGGTACTGAAATATTGATTAAAGATTAA